A single region of the Schistocerca serialis cubense isolate TAMUIC-IGC-003099 chromosome 7, iqSchSeri2.2, whole genome shotgun sequence genome encodes:
- the LOC126412666 gene encoding translation initiation factor IF-2-like: MLPAVKVVLLVVALVLWAAAASQAASASASAPAAPRGRFPGGGSYGPSACPAWCYDGYSQAPGYYPPPSPGYHPPYPGAPYPQWGYNPFSAKKKDNTG, from the coding sequence GTGGTGGCGCTGGTGCTGTGGGCGGCAGCAGCGTCGCAGgctgcctccgcctccgcctccgcccccgccgccccccgcGGCCGCTTCCCTGGCGGCGGCAGCTACGGCCCTAGCGCCTGCCCCGCCTGGTGCTACGACGGCTACTCGCAGGCCCCCGGCTACTACCCGCCGCCGTCTCCCGGGTACCACCCACCCTACCCTGGAGCTCCCTACCCACAGTGGGGCTACAACCCGTTCTCCGCCAAGAAGAAGGACAACACCGGCTGA